In one Candidatus Nitronereus thalassa genomic region, the following are encoded:
- a CDS encoding NnrS family protein, which yields MPNMLSVTFPPQGKAFFSYGFRPFFLGASLFAGFAVPVWILVFAGFVEMDFPYPSREWHVHEMVFGFLPCVITGFILTAIPNWTDRPPVSGWPLMLLFILWVAGRLSLACPWVPGVAAAIIDSSFFLAVAGVVWREIIAGQVWDRSPIGILISLYGIANILFHVLALGNQETNLATRMALGLLMVLLALIGGRITPGFTEDFLAEANIAKPPAAFSPFDGISILLIAAGAVAWIIQPQHVATGWIFIVAGLANIIRLSRWHGWVTWREPLVLILHVGYGWLALSLLILGGSILGFGLQPEDAVHALTTGAVGSMTLAVMTRATLGHTGRPKKANQVTIVMYLLVTLGTLLRVFGPLTEISTTLILSLAGIAWSGAYLLFATVYGPFLLQPSLDDE from the coding sequence ATGCCCAACATGCTCTCGGTTACATTTCCTCCTCAGGGAAAGGCCTTCTTTTCCTATGGTTTTCGTCCGTTCTTTCTTGGTGCCTCGCTGTTTGCCGGATTCGCTGTTCCGGTGTGGATTTTGGTTTTTGCCGGATTCGTTGAAATGGATTTTCCCTATCCTTCGCGTGAGTGGCATGTCCATGAAATGGTGTTTGGTTTTCTGCCTTGCGTGATTACGGGATTTATTCTGACAGCCATTCCCAACTGGACCGACCGCCCTCCTGTCAGTGGGTGGCCGTTAATGCTCTTGTTTATCTTATGGGTGGCCGGTCGTCTGAGTCTCGCTTGTCCATGGGTCCCTGGCGTCGCGGCGGCCATAATTGATAGTTCGTTTTTCCTCGCCGTCGCCGGGGTGGTTTGGAGGGAAATTATTGCAGGGCAAGTGTGGGATCGTTCGCCGATAGGAATCCTGATCAGTCTGTATGGCATCGCCAATATTCTGTTTCACGTCTTGGCTTTAGGCAATCAGGAAACAAATCTTGCCACGCGAATGGCGCTGGGATTGCTCATGGTCTTGCTGGCCCTCATTGGAGGACGCATTACACCAGGTTTTACCGAGGACTTTTTGGCGGAAGCCAATATCGCGAAACCGCCTGCGGCCTTTTCTCCTTTTGATGGAATCTCCATTCTTCTTATCGCCGCCGGAGCCGTAGCCTGGATCATTCAACCACAACATGTGGCGACAGGTTGGATCTTCATCGTGGCAGGGTTGGCAAACATAATCCGACTGAGTCGGTGGCATGGTTGGGTCACCTGGCGAGAGCCACTCGTGTTGATCCTTCATGTGGGGTATGGTTGGTTAGCGCTATCGTTGCTTATCCTGGGAGGATCGATACTTGGATTCGGGCTCCAACCGGAGGATGCTGTTCATGCACTCACTACCGGGGCCGTGGGATCGATGACGTTGGCCGTCATGACACGCGCGACGCTCGGCCATACAGGGCGACCGAAGAAGGCGAACCAGGTAACGATCGTGATGTATCTCTTGGTCACTCTCGGAACCCTACTCCGGGTATTTGGGCCACTGACCGAAATTTCAACCACACTCATTCTCAGCCTGGCTGGCATAGCATGGAGTGGTGCATATCTCTTGTTTGCCACAGTCTACGGCCCTTTCCTGCTTCAGCCGAGCCTCGACGACGAATAA
- a CDS encoding deoxyribodipyrimidine photo-lyase, translating into MTTNNSPIVVWFRQDLRIRDNPALFAAHQTGHPIIPGFILDDESSGEWKLGAASRWWLHESLAALNDSLNKKLCLRAGPAQKVLKDIVKESKAESVYWNRCYEPWRIKRDASLQKSLTEQGIEVHTFNGSLLFEPQATHKSDGTPYKVFTPFYKNKFLGKENEPRKPQKAPKNLSLTKHKGVSLKDLELLPTIPWHKKLAKHWQPGEDGARARLKAFLKNGIKGYKEGRNYPDRNNVSRLSPHLHFGEISPNEVWHAAKLKMKPGGLRTDGDTFLSELGWREFSNNLLFHFPDLPRVNLQKKFNAFPWRKDVNALKRWQQGQTGYPIVDAGMRELWETGYMHNRVRMIVGSFLVKNLLLHWHHGEEWFWDTLVDADLANNSASWQWIAGCGADAAPYFRVFNPVTQGQKFDPEGNYVRRFIPELKKMPVKYLHNPWDAPEKVLVESGVKLGKDYPRPIVKLSDSRDRALEAFSALR; encoded by the coding sequence ATGACAACAAACAACTCCCCCATCGTCGTCTGGTTTCGTCAGGATTTGCGCATCAGGGACAACCCGGCACTATTTGCCGCGCATCAAACCGGACACCCAATTATTCCGGGATTTATTCTGGACGATGAATCGAGCGGAGAATGGAAGTTAGGCGCAGCCAGCCGCTGGTGGTTGCATGAAAGTCTTGCCGCGCTGAACGACTCCCTCAATAAAAAACTCTGCCTTCGGGCAGGGCCAGCCCAAAAGGTATTGAAAGACATCGTTAAAGAATCGAAAGCAGAATCGGTGTACTGGAATCGATGTTACGAGCCCTGGCGAATCAAACGAGATGCAAGCCTTCAAAAATCCTTGACCGAACAAGGGATTGAAGTTCACACCTTTAACGGCTCTCTTCTGTTTGAACCTCAGGCGACACACAAAAGCGACGGCACGCCGTATAAGGTATTTACACCCTTCTATAAAAATAAATTTCTGGGGAAGGAGAACGAACCCAGAAAACCACAGAAAGCGCCGAAAAATTTATCGCTAACGAAACACAAAGGTGTGTCGCTTAAGGATCTGGAACTCTTACCAACCATCCCCTGGCACAAGAAACTGGCGAAACATTGGCAACCCGGGGAAGATGGAGCACGGGCGCGGCTGAAGGCGTTTCTAAAAAACGGAATCAAAGGCTACAAGGAAGGCCGCAACTATCCGGACAGAAACAATGTCTCACGCCTCTCACCACATCTGCACTTTGGAGAAATTTCACCGAACGAAGTATGGCATGCGGCTAAACTCAAAATGAAACCGGGGGGCCTGAGGACAGACGGAGACACCTTTCTCAGTGAACTGGGCTGGCGGGAATTTTCCAATAATCTGCTGTTTCATTTTCCCGATCTGCCCCGCGTGAATCTTCAAAAGAAATTCAATGCCTTCCCCTGGCGAAAAGATGTCAACGCGCTCAAACGTTGGCAACAAGGTCAAACAGGGTATCCCATCGTCGATGCCGGCATGCGTGAGCTCTGGGAAACCGGTTACATGCACAACCGGGTGCGCATGATCGTCGGATCGTTTCTCGTCAAAAACCTGTTGTTGCACTGGCACCATGGAGAAGAATGGTTCTGGGATACGTTGGTCGATGCCGACCTCGCCAACAACAGCGCCAGCTGGCAATGGATCGCAGGGTGCGGCGCCGATGCCGCGCCCTACTTCAGAGTTTTCAACCCCGTGACCCAAGGCCAAAAGTTTGATCCAGAAGGGAACTATGTTCGACGATTCATCCCGGAGTTAAAAAAGATGCCTGTGAAATATCTACATAACCCCTGGGATGCACCAGAAAAAGTATTAGTGGAGTCAGGAGTAAAACTCGGAAAAGATTACCCTCGTCCAATCGTCAAACTCAGTGATTCCCGGGACCGAGCCCTGGAAGCATTTTCTGCACTTCGCTAG
- a CDS encoding PD-(D/E)XK nuclease family protein, whose translation MLKQAQLFIRLTPGVLRPQWGHGYVNEFRGGPETLLRWLETQLGLPVPSVHTADRITEYAAALDTVVDSVITASMKTDRWGTASDLLSRRDELLLAGWNETNSDALPDLVRDLAQAAEGRTFVFLSEAARLQRVLDALSVGQVLPPHRCFLHDSLDVWPVVWRTVLGKLDVVNQPEHAPHGPHASALYTAQNVVRGADSTSIEQDSTFRYVHTRSESAALELVAAILAGVPNKLASTVICCEDDDLALRLDASLSRIGLPTTGASAWSRAHPVLQILPLSLALCWEPVDPQALLDFLTLPFLPLPRKAASRLANALAQEPGLGSSQWDVAVNELCGEEHDPGGKVRERLDSWLLCDRTSRGSEISSRLIRSRCGMVAQWASGQATLFAKGDQADPRLINALQIAARQASLLGELAENQGMALSEPQLARLLEEALANGVETTSCIEAEDGPIRVRSLSEIDGPCDWLIWLGLGTADAARCRWSSDQLRKLREAGIEVDDGSNNLSSLRFAEARGYGFVKEAFLAVLLPQDLVKRWHPIWLAIRAWLRDKDIEQPPVFEDLVAAGEVTSLSPFIFECQDADIEPSQKPRPLWAIPDNLLCDRETVSATELQDRLGCPLKWTFNYQAKIRPSPNAELPNDFQLKGTFCHRILERVFGGGGDLPTVDDAVARVIATYEERLPLDAAPLALPDKYFERQRLRSELENATRVLIGTLASGGYRIVGIEVELSGEAFGKSLKGLIDCVTKRDNGDEAIIDFKYSGRSKYHSLIEDGKAVQLATYAYGRSMVHGAFPAVAYLVLSDGLIYSPSESPLNGDDNRSLIDGPAIQTVWQKFSAAITRADDWLTSDAPVPARPLQDPTQWPEGIDKLVLDPRIRANTIQDVCRYCHYKTLCGIQETS comes from the coding sequence ATGTTAAAACAAGCCCAGCTTTTCATTCGCCTTACCCCAGGAGTACTTCGACCTCAGTGGGGGCATGGTTATGTAAATGAGTTTCGCGGTGGTCCCGAAACCCTGTTGCGATGGCTCGAAACTCAGTTAGGGCTTCCGGTTCCCTCGGTTCATACTGCGGATCGGATTACCGAGTACGCCGCGGCGCTTGACACCGTCGTAGACTCGGTAATTACTGCCAGTATGAAGACAGATCGTTGGGGGACGGCTTCCGATCTGCTTTCTCGCCGAGATGAACTGCTGCTGGCTGGATGGAATGAGACCAACTCCGATGCCTTGCCCGACTTAGTTCGCGATCTTGCTCAGGCTGCAGAAGGCCGAACGTTTGTGTTTCTCAGCGAAGCGGCGCGCTTGCAACGGGTGCTTGATGCCCTGAGTGTAGGGCAAGTGCTGCCTCCTCATCGTTGTTTCCTGCATGATTCCCTGGATGTGTGGCCGGTAGTTTGGCGCACAGTACTTGGAAAGCTAGATGTTGTTAATCAGCCGGAACACGCGCCTCATGGTCCCCACGCTTCTGCCCTGTACACAGCACAAAACGTTGTACGTGGCGCCGACAGCACAAGTATCGAGCAGGACTCGACCTTTCGCTATGTTCACACACGCAGCGAGTCCGCTGCCCTTGAGTTGGTTGCCGCTATCTTGGCGGGTGTTCCGAACAAGTTGGCAAGCACCGTCATTTGTTGTGAAGACGACGACTTGGCACTGCGTCTTGATGCAAGCCTCAGCCGAATCGGTCTGCCGACTACTGGGGCGTCGGCCTGGTCGCGGGCACACCCGGTGCTACAAATTTTGCCGCTTAGCTTGGCCCTTTGTTGGGAACCGGTTGATCCGCAAGCACTGCTTGATTTTCTGACGCTACCCTTCCTGCCACTTCCCAGAAAGGCCGCATCCCGATTGGCCAATGCACTGGCCCAAGAACCCGGCTTGGGAAGCAGTCAGTGGGATGTAGCCGTAAATGAACTTTGCGGCGAAGAGCATGATCCTGGGGGCAAGGTTCGAGAACGACTCGATTCCTGGCTGCTCTGTGACCGAACCTCAAGAGGAAGCGAAATCTCATCACGCCTCATACGCTCACGCTGTGGAATGGTTGCCCAATGGGCTTCCGGGCAAGCGACATTGTTTGCAAAGGGTGATCAAGCAGATCCCAGATTGATAAACGCATTGCAGATTGCGGCCAGGCAAGCGTCATTGCTAGGTGAGTTGGCCGAAAACCAGGGGATGGCCTTGTCAGAGCCCCAATTGGCACGCTTGCTGGAAGAAGCTCTGGCAAACGGAGTGGAAACGACCTCGTGCATCGAAGCCGAGGATGGCCCCATCCGTGTGCGATCTCTCTCCGAGATTGACGGACCGTGTGATTGGCTCATTTGGCTCGGTCTAGGGACGGCAGATGCAGCCCGATGCCGTTGGTCCTCCGATCAGCTTCGTAAACTTCGTGAAGCAGGGATTGAGGTTGACGATGGAAGCAACAATCTTTCTTCGCTACGTTTCGCTGAAGCTCGCGGTTATGGCTTCGTCAAGGAAGCATTTCTCGCCGTGCTCCTGCCGCAGGATCTGGTGAAACGTTGGCACCCAATCTGGCTCGCGATTCGTGCATGGCTACGAGATAAAGACATTGAGCAGCCGCCCGTCTTTGAAGATCTGGTCGCGGCCGGTGAGGTGACCTCACTCTCCCCATTCATATTTGAGTGTCAGGACGCTGACATTGAGCCTTCCCAGAAACCACGCCCTCTTTGGGCCATCCCGGATAACCTGCTTTGTGATCGCGAAACGGTCTCAGCTACCGAGTTACAGGATCGACTCGGCTGTCCGTTGAAATGGACTTTCAACTACCAAGCGAAAATTCGTCCAAGCCCTAACGCCGAACTACCCAACGATTTCCAGCTCAAAGGAACGTTCTGTCACCGCATTCTTGAGCGCGTGTTCGGTGGGGGTGGTGACTTGCCGACAGTCGACGACGCGGTTGCCCGCGTTATCGCCACCTATGAAGAGCGACTTCCTCTTGATGCCGCTCCGCTTGCTCTACCCGACAAGTACTTCGAACGTCAACGACTTCGCAGTGAACTGGAAAATGCGACGCGTGTGCTCATCGGCACATTGGCCAGTGGCGGGTATCGAATTGTTGGAATCGAAGTAGAGCTCTCAGGAGAGGCATTTGGAAAGTCACTGAAGGGTTTGATTGATTGCGTTACAAAACGAGACAACGGCGATGAGGCGATCATCGATTTCAAGTATAGCGGCCGGTCTAAGTATCATTCACTCATCGAAGATGGGAAGGCGGTCCAGCTTGCCACATATGCCTATGGACGATCGATGGTACACGGCGCATTTCCTGCTGTTGCCTATCTGGTGCTCTCCGACGGTCTAATCTATTCACCATCGGAAAGCCCGCTTAACGGCGATGACAACCGGTCCCTTATCGACGGACCCGCGATTCAAACGGTATGGCAAAAGTTTTCCGCCGCCATCACCAGGGCCGATGACTGGTTGACGTCCGATGCTCCCGTTCCGGCTCGTCCGCTGCAAGATCCCACTCAGTGGCCTGAAGGCATAGACAAACTTGTGCTGGATCCGAGAATCAGGGCGAATACGATACAGGATGTCTGTAGGTACTGCCATTACAAGACTCTTTGCGGGATTCAGGAAACCTCATGA
- a CDS encoding DUF2254 domain-containing protein, giving the protein MNTRLINIWYAIRSSLWFLPAILTLLAGALAMATLMADQTFRDTITRILGPFGTMGPDGARALLSTVAGSVITIAGVAFSITIVALTLASSQFGPRLLRTFMKDKGNQLVLGIFIATFVYSLLVMGAIRDAEHQLFVPIISVFSSLMFALVSLGAFIYFIHNVSTSIHADNVVFAISQDLNRAVGRMVAKGANRQTHEAESTAKAWTQENEENSILIVSSENGYLQAIDFPNLVKLAKEQDIRFKLLHRPGDFVMKSHSLVRLWPKKEIPDEVHRIVNQAFILGSQRTDEQDIEYAIHQMVELALRALSPGINDPFTAMSCIDWLGAAINQLAEQGLPTPYYHDDQDELRVIADVPEMAGIFDAAFSQIRQHGCNNVAVTLRLLETFKGIAVCTENQEVRTAISRHAEMVHGASQPHVVAKSDKDDVEDRYKAVFETLNTPCPESLSS; this is encoded by the coding sequence GTGAATACCCGACTCATCAATATCTGGTACGCGATTCGTTCCAGTTTATGGTTTCTCCCAGCCATACTGACCCTGCTTGCCGGGGCCTTGGCCATGGCGACCCTTATGGCTGATCAGACTTTCAGGGATACAATCACTCGAATCCTTGGACCCTTTGGGACCATGGGACCCGATGGCGCGCGGGCCTTGTTGAGTACCGTGGCTGGATCAGTCATCACCATTGCCGGTGTCGCCTTTTCCATTACGATCGTCGCACTCACCCTCGCGTCTTCACAATTTGGCCCTCGACTCCTGCGAACCTTCATGAAGGATAAAGGCAATCAACTCGTTCTCGGAATTTTTATCGCCACCTTTGTCTATTCACTGTTGGTGATGGGAGCCATTCGAGATGCGGAACACCAGTTGTTTGTTCCGATCATCTCAGTCTTTTCCAGCTTGATGTTTGCATTAGTCAGCCTGGGCGCCTTTATCTATTTCATTCATAATGTGTCCACATCCATTCATGCGGATAATGTGGTGTTTGCCATTAGTCAAGATCTCAATCGTGCGGTTGGCCGCATGGTCGCCAAGGGGGCCAATCGTCAAACTCATGAAGCAGAGTCTACGGCAAAGGCGTGGACACAAGAAAACGAGGAAAACTCAATCCTCATTGTGTCTTCCGAAAATGGATACCTCCAGGCCATCGATTTTCCCAACCTGGTCAAACTGGCTAAGGAACAAGACATCAGATTCAAGCTCCTCCATCGTCCGGGTGATTTCGTGATGAAGAGCCACAGCCTGGTTCGATTGTGGCCGAAAAAAGAAATCCCCGATGAAGTTCACCGGATCGTCAACCAAGCGTTTATTTTGGGATCACAACGAACAGACGAGCAGGATATTGAGTATGCCATTCATCAAATGGTGGAATTAGCGCTCCGGGCGCTTTCGCCAGGAATCAACGACCCATTCACCGCGATGAGCTGCATCGACTGGCTGGGAGCCGCCATCAACCAATTAGCGGAACAGGGACTTCCCACGCCGTATTACCACGATGACCAGGACGAACTTCGCGTCATCGCCGATGTGCCGGAAATGGCCGGGATCTTCGATGCGGCCTTCAGTCAGATCCGGCAGCATGGGTGTAACAATGTGGCGGTCACACTGCGCTTATTGGAAACGTTTAAGGGAATTGCCGTGTGTACTGAAAATCAAGAAGTCCGCACGGCCATCAGTCGGCATGCGGAAATGGTCCATGGAGCAAGCCAGCCCCATGTGGTGGCAAAGAGTGACAAGGACGACGTGGAGGACCGCTACAAAGCAGTATTCGAAACCCTGAACACCCCATGTCCGGAATCGCTTTCGAGTTGA
- a CDS encoding BrnA antitoxin family protein: protein MAKKPSVSSVRGRPAAKNARPTPDHKLDFSDIPESTDDELKKARRVGRPKSKTGKQLIAIRLSPKLLETIRRMAAKQKKPYQTLIHELLGKAASRAA from the coding sequence ATGGCAAAGAAACCATCCGTATCATCGGTACGAGGCAGACCAGCCGCAAAGAACGCGCGGCCTACTCCAGACCACAAGCTTGATTTTTCAGATATTCCGGAATCCACGGATGACGAACTCAAAAAAGCACGTCGTGTGGGACGACCCAAGAGTAAAACGGGGAAACAACTCATTGCCATTCGCTTGTCGCCAAAACTATTAGAGACTATCCGACGAATGGCGGCCAAGCAAAAGAAACCCTACCAGACGTTGATCCATGAATTATTGGGAAAGGCAGCCTCACGCGCTGCTTGA
- a CDS encoding ATP-binding protein, giving the protein MDPIKNPFSPGAGSPPPELVGRDPILEQARILLGRVRQRRPEKSMLLTGLRGVGKTVLLNEIKRMADDDGYRTIFIEAHEGKALGPLIAPYLRTLLYDLNRMAGTGDKVKRGLAVLRSFIGALKLTMGDITIGLDIEPEKGAADSGDLEVDLPNLFIAIGEAAEDRKIPVAIFIDEIQYFNKKELGALIMGMHKIQQHQLPLVLLGAGLPILPGLAGESKSYAERLFSFPNIGALSIDDTAKALQDPAQEAGIAFDPSALTEVYRLTKGYPYFLQEWGYVAWNIATSSPITLQVIQDATLTVIPRLDENFFRVRYERLTPSEKNFLRAMAELGQDAHRTGDIADILGVKVTSLGPVRAKLINKGMIYSPAHGDLAFTVPLFSDFMIRTIPKFQG; this is encoded by the coding sequence ATGGACCCTATAAAAAACCCGTTTTCCCCCGGTGCGGGGTCTCCACCGCCGGAACTTGTGGGACGCGACCCAATTTTAGAGCAGGCCAGGATTCTTCTCGGACGGGTGCGGCAACGGCGTCCCGAAAAAAGCATGTTGCTCACGGGCCTTCGTGGAGTAGGCAAAACGGTTCTGCTCAATGAGATCAAACGAATGGCGGATGATGATGGCTACCGCACCATCTTTATCGAGGCCCATGAAGGCAAAGCCTTAGGTCCGTTGATTGCCCCCTACTTGCGGACCCTACTCTATGACCTAAATCGAATGGCGGGGACCGGAGACAAGGTCAAACGCGGATTGGCTGTTCTTCGGAGTTTTATCGGCGCTCTCAAACTTACGATGGGTGATATCACTATCGGATTGGATATCGAACCAGAAAAAGGTGCTGCAGATAGTGGTGACTTGGAAGTTGATCTGCCTAACCTCTTCATTGCCATAGGTGAAGCTGCCGAGGATCGAAAAATCCCCGTGGCCATCTTCATTGATGAAATTCAATATTTCAACAAAAAAGAATTGGGTGCATTGATAATGGGGATGCACAAAATTCAACAGCATCAACTCCCATTGGTGTTACTGGGGGCGGGCTTACCTATTCTTCCTGGATTGGCCGGTGAGTCGAAATCCTATGCCGAAAGGCTATTTAGCTTTCCCAATATTGGGGCATTATCGATAGACGATACGGCCAAGGCATTACAAGATCCTGCGCAAGAAGCCGGGATAGCCTTTGACCCTTCCGCGTTAACCGAGGTGTATCGCTTGACGAAGGGTTATCCGTATTTTCTTCAGGAATGGGGATATGTTGCTTGGAATATTGCAACTTCCAGCCCCATTACCTTGCAGGTGATTCAAGATGCCACATTAACGGTCATCCCACGCCTCGACGAAAATTTTTTTCGTGTTCGTTATGAGCGCCTCACCCCAAGTGAAAAAAACTTTCTGAGGGCCATGGCTGAACTTGGACAAGATGCCCATCGCACGGGAGATATCGCGGATATCTTGGGCGTAAAGGTTACCAGTCTCGGTCCCGTTCGAGCCAAACTGATTAATAAAGGAATGATCTATAGTCCTGCACATGGTGATCTGGCATTTACCGTGCCGCTATTTAGTGACTTCATGATTCGGACGATCCCTAAATTTCAAGGGTAG
- a CDS encoding class I SAM-dependent methyltransferase, whose protein sequence is MNESITRATDMRVFHLEDIGPHYVTTLRAWRDNLFKNKNNIHALGYSEEFFRMWEFYFCYCEGGFTERAISDVHMLLTKPENRRDPIINSWAA, encoded by the coding sequence ATGAATGAGTCCATTACACGCGCGACGGACATGCGGGTGTTTCATTTGGAAGACATAGGACCGCATTACGTCACAACGTTGCGAGCCTGGCGGGACAATTTATTCAAAAACAAAAACAATATTCACGCGCTGGGATATTCTGAGGAATTTTTCCGCATGTGGGAATTCTATTTTTGTTATTGCGAAGGGGGATTTACCGAGCGAGCCATCAGTGACGTGCATATGTTGCTGACTAAACCTGAGAACCGACGGGACCCAATCATCAACAGTTGGGCAGCATGA